Proteins encoded together in one Mastacembelus armatus chromosome 15, fMasArm1.2, whole genome shotgun sequence window:
- the gtf2a1l gene encoding TFIIA-alpha and beta-like factor, with protein MLTNSGPVAKLYLSIIDDVIETMRELFMDEGLEDRVLDDLKQLWESKMMQSKAMEDFRKNNLNPSNFVLQLPVNYSQTDPELTASVVIPASQNIHRLPVKNNSEALATFSLHAGLAYPVQIPAGVTLQTASGQLYKVNVPVVVTQAPVQKPASQPPKKVTEWREAPVPQSAATQLNSIPVQEVETSVASTSVTQVSQPKADLPARQESSLPHPGGASQLQGVHSQQQEVALEEKEPSPQPEPVNLSVSASPCSQLIDFEISTEGALTQSAQLKTRDIDDILKEAIEEEREKAKRARTLASGKSDDQSEAILGLDLDYSYSELSDIVQLDGPPDNSDIKEEEGVPLEDDDFLGIINAEAIKALQEGDGSSECTSISSSSDSEGTYKIADVEEEDPLNSGDDVIEQDIPDLFDTDNVIVCQYDKIHRSKNRWKFHLKDGVMCYRGKDYVFSKAVGEAEW; from the exons GTG GCCAAACTTTACTTGTCCATAATCGATGATGTGATTGAGACTATGAGGGAGCTCTTCATGGATGAAGGGCTTGAAGACCGCGTCCTGGATGATTTAAAACAA CTGTGGGAGTCAAAGATGATGCAGTCAAAAGCAATGGAAGACTTCAGGAAAAACAATCTCAACCCATCCAACTTTGTGCTCCAGCTCCCTGTCAACTACAGTCAGACTGATCCAGAGCTCACAG CTTCAGTTGTGATCCCTGCAAGTCAGAATATCCACAGACTTCCAGTTAAG aACAACTCTGAAGCACTTGCTACGTTTTCTCTGCATGCTGGGTTAGCGTACCCCGTGCAGATACCAGCAGGAGTCACTCTGCAAACCGCCTCTG GCCAACTTTACAAGGTCAATGTTCCTGTGGTGGTAACTCAGGCCCCAGTTCAGAAACCTGCATCCCAGCCTCCAAAAAAAGTTACTGAATGGAGAGAAGCCCCCGTCCCTCAGTCCGCTGCAACCCAGCTGAACAGCATTCCTGTTCAGGAGGTGGAGACATCTGTTGCATCTACTTCTGTCACACAGGTGTCACAGCCAAAAGCCGATTTACCCGCCCGTCAGGAGAGCAGCCTCCCCCATCCTGGTGGGGCCTCGCAGCTTCAGGGGGTCCACTCTCAACAGCAAGAGGTCGCACTGGAAGAAAAAGAGCCAAGTCCACAACCTGAACCTGTGAACCTCAGTGTGTCGGCCTCACCCTGCAGTCAGTTAATAGACTTTGAGATCAGCACTGAGGGGGCTTTGACACAGTCGGCACAGTTAAAGACCAGAGACATTGATGACATCCTGAAAGAGGCGattgaggaggagagagagaaggcaaaAAGAGCGAGGACTCTAGCGTCTGGAAAGAGCGACGACCAGTCTGAGGCTATTCTTGGG CTGGACCTGGACTACAGCTACAGTGAACTGTCAGACATCGTTCAGCTGGATGGTCCTCCAGACAACTCTGACatcaaggaggaggagggagttcCACTGGAAGATGACGATTTTCTGGGTATAATCAACGCCGAGGCCATTAAGGCCCTGCAGGAAGGAGATGGAAGCAGTGAATGCACCAGCATCTCCTCCAGCAGCGACAGCGAGGGAACGTATAAAATCGCTGATGTAGAGGAAGAG GATCCTCTGAATTCAGGTGACGATGTGATCGAACAGGACATCCCAGATCTCTTTGACACCGACAATGTAATTGTTTGCCAGTATGACAAA ATTCACCGCAGTAAGAACCGCTGGAAGTTTCATTTGAAAGATGGAGTAATGTGTTACAGAGGCAAGGACTATGTGTTCTCTAAAGCTGTTGGGGAAGCTGAGTGGTAA